Part of the Oncorhynchus mykiss isolate Arlee chromosome 12, USDA_OmykA_1.1, whole genome shotgun sequence genome, TGATTTGCTGCATGAAAATACTTCCTATGCTTAGGTTCTATAATGTGGTATTAATTCATACTGAGAGGATGATTTACCCTTCTTCTCCAGAATCACCACGTCTGCCTCGTACTCCTGCGTGCCAAACTCCCTGACAGGAAACTCAGGCCCTAAGGCCATGAAGTCATGGATAAACTGCATCATGAACTTCAGGTGATCCCCAAATGGGTCCTGAGACAAAACAACAGGAGTTTGTTGAATTTGAATTCAAACCAATACAGCTCTCAAGTTCAAAGGCTCTATGTTTACAGAACAGCATTTAACTCACCTGAGGTCTTCTGTCAACGATGTCAAACCTTTTCCTGGGTCTGGGGACCTTTTTCTTCAGCTCAGGGGCGTATACTTTGGACGACACAATCACTGAGTCCAGGTTGGCACAAATCTGAAGGCCATAAATAATGAAATGAGCTAAATGTAAAGGGTAAATGTAAAGGGTTAGATGAGGGacattattcattttttttactCAGGAAGAAAGTTGGGGCTGAATAAATAGCATGTAAAGACCAccggagagagagaaactgacctGCAGCACATGCTCCACAGCTCCTTTGATGCTCTTGGCTCCCCCTGTCCCAGGAGAGGCAGTGAGGCCCAGGATCTGCGGCAGCCGCCTCTCCCCCTTCAGCTTCTGTGCCACGTAGCGCGCCATGATCTTATTGTAGACACCCTCCTTATGGGTGTGGTGGCACTCATCAATGATCAGCAGAGTGAACTCTATGGTTGGGAGAAAGGAACACAATGGTATTGTGAACTTAATGGAATCTAATGGTTTTACTGTATACTAGTTCAACATATGGTTTAAAGGTAAGATATGGACCAGTTTTTTAAGTGTGTTAGCTTAGGTTCCAGCGCTTTACTGTGTCAGGTGTAGATAGTCTTTATCATGACGTGTCTGTCAATTGGGATTGATACCAAGGGCTACTGGTGCACAGTGGAACAAAGCCTGGGAGCCATCTTACAACAGCCTAACTTCTAAATAATCAGTAACAAGTAGTGTGTACTACACACACCTCACAGCAATACCGTGATTCAATATGTGGAAGGCAGCAGAGTAGCCACTCACGTGAGAGCTCGACATGTTTTCCCTCCTCCTGGTTGGTCAGGGCATTCTCCAGTATCTGTGCTGTACAGATGACCAGGTCAGAGTTCTTGACCTCGCAGCCAAAGAAGTCCTTCTGGTCACAGTCCCCACTGATAGACACCAGGCTATAGTCACTACCCAGGTAGGGATTGAACTCGTTGTTGTAGTGTTGGTCGACCAAATGAACCTGGAAAACATCATGTCAACAACAGTTAGCCATGGTTTCCCCGGGAATAGTGGAACCTATATTTTCTGGTTTTGTATGGAATTTAACAACAGGCCTATACTAAAATGTCAGACTACCTAGATACAATTACAAagatgggtcagttacctggcCAGTTACTCTGAAACATCTGCTAAATAGGCCCAACGCTCTAGTAACCCCTCCCTACCTACCTTGTTGACCAGCACAGCCACCTTAGCTCCGGGGTTATTCTCCAGATGTTTTTTGGCCACATACACAGCAGCCCGCGTCTTTCCTCCTCCGGTGGGCAGCCAGATGATGATGTTCTCCCCCCGTAGAGCCCGTTGAACCACTTCCTCCTGGTACTCATACAGCCCAAAGTCTGCCATCCTACTGGTCTGTTGGTCCACACACAGCTCCTTGTCCTTAGAAATAAAAACGCTCATTAGACTAAAGGCAGTGCACCACAAGGATATTTTAAAACTCAAATGCAATACACACTGCAAATGTTCCTACAGTACGACaacttactactactaccatttgTGGCAGTCAGCTATAGATGAAGTCAAGCCATATTCAAACTCAGCTCACCAAGTGTTTCTGAAGCAGCTCTTTGTTTTGGATCAGCAGCAGACAATGTCCATGGTCCGTTGTGACCAGGTTCTGAGTACAGAGGGGTTTTCACTGATAAAGATCCACCCCCCGGTGACACCCAAACAGAAAAACGAAACCAAAAGCACTTCCTTCTCTTGTGAAGAAGGGGTCCTATTCAAGGGAGTTCTTGAGGGCCAACAGAGTATGTCTAAGTAAAGTGACACAAGGATGTGAATTATAGTTAGAGTAGAAGAGTTATAGGGATATTAATACACGTAAGGAGCCGTATCGGTTACGAAATCGACCAAACTGCAGATGTGTTAATCTAGTGGTATTGTACTGAGAGGGACTGTTAAGTCTAATTATCTGCAGTCCAGGAGAAAGCTGTTGCAGATTTCTTTTAGCCTGACAAAGCACCCAGAGCCCTTAATGGGCCCCATTATTACCAGTTGTGACATCAGGAAAACAAAACTGCAAGACACCATGGGAAACACCAGTACAGCATGTCTTCAGGCATTTAAACAGCCGGAATAAACCTTGTGGTCACACCTACTAAACAACACTGCATGGTTACTGGAAAACACTCAAAAACAGTGTATACTGTAACTAGTTGCCATCTTATAAGATAATAATAAGCACAGAAATATTTGACTATAAAAACTTTATTTTCATGAACAGTATTACAGTAAAGAGCTCTTCAAACCATATAACTAAAAGAAACTGTAGCAAGTCCTAATATTTTTACATTTCACTCACACAGTATTTTCAGAATCTTTATGCAGCATACATAGGTAGATTGAGAGATACATAACTGACAACCCTGAATAACGAAACATTGACATCACTTTAGTTGCTCAAAGCTAGTCATGATtcaagtacaaacacacacacacaacagttcaGTGGAATACTCAACCACCCAGCACAGACAAGTCATTTCCCCCAAAACATCTTACAAAATAGCAGAGAACCAAAGGCATCTCAAGAGGCAGACAATCAGACACCGACTATGACCAAGAAGTGGGTTTGTGTGAATAGCCGTGGCCATCTCAGTAAAAACACAACAGAAATTGATGCAGATTATAGTTCTCCATCATGCGATACTGCTTGTGAGTATGGAGTGAACACCAAACCGGACACTTGTTTTTTGTGTTTGTCAGCCATTATCATAATAACACAATGCATATCCACCATAGAAGAGACAGAACCAGCAGGGAGGGTAAGTGCTGTGCAACACCTACATACTGTATTAACAGGGCTCTATGGCCTTTCAGCGAAATACTGACAAATCGAACGGTCATGTTTACCACTGTGGTTGGATCCTGTGCTTCCATCAGGAACAGGTTATTTCTAGGACAAACAGAAACCTAAACAGTTGGCTCCCACATTAACAACGCTCCTGCTGTTGCCCTTGGTGTGGGATTCCAGAGACTACCCTCAGATCAGACAACACCATTAAAACAACACTGACACACTACTACACCATCTCTGATGTTTCCCCAAGAGAAACAAGCATGTTTGAGatcagtgacatggccatactggCCCAGAAGTGAATGGGAAAAGAACAGTATTGACAACTACACAAACATTAGGCCTAAGTATCTTCAAATGTAGCGGTAGGTTTTTCATTATACTGTTCaggtgaaataataaataaatacaaagttCAACATACAGTAGTTGTGGGGACATTATTCGAGGGCAACCATAAAGATGAAACGTATAGGAAAGTTGCAAGTTTTTCTACAGACCAATCACATGATGCCAAATCCAACATAATGCAATATCAGACAGGGATATCTATGGTCATGCTTCAGGTTGACTACATTTCAGTTGTTGCATTGTATCAACCAATGGTTAGCGTGTCCTGTCACGTGATGTGGTTACATTACTGCTAAATACCTATCCGGGGCTTGTGAGGTGTGGCGACATTATCTGTGACTGCGACCGGACTTTGACAGTGCGAGTCTGAACAGGTCTCGTCACCTAACTCAAGGGCACATTGTATTTCTACCCTCCAAGTCTACTGGCCTCTTTTCAAGTGTATGTCAGTACAGGAAGGCAACAACGGCGTAGGTCCCCCCCCTACTCACGTTTCCATGTCAGTACCAAAAATACAACTCCCATCTGGAGGAGCTGTGAATGTCTAAGAGGGCATTATTTTATCCGACTGAGAAACAATTCCGTGAAAATGCCATCCTATAATTTGAACGTTACCTATGTGGAAAGTTTGACATGATCTGCTGTGGGACCAGTCATTTTGGTACAGGAATACGTTACAGCTCCTATGAATCACGTGGAGCAAGAATGAAACCAGAATGAGAcagcaacacacagagagattcTATACTAGAGGGTAGTgagacagggatagagggagacaaaccaacagtgagagagggagggattgatGGAGAGTCATTTCGACACATTAACAAACTTAACTCGCCCATAGAGCCTTTCCAATTACCtccaaatgttgttgttgttacaccCCACAGTTCCCTTCACCCACCAGTAATATAAACATGCATAAACACGCACTGCCATTAATGAAGGCTTCCTAAAAAAAAAGACGAGGGAAAAGGGGTTGGAATACGGCTAGCAATGACCCCCTGACTATGTCATCacaagacagtgtgtgtgagtgagtgtccaCGAGCGCTCCTTCCTGCTGTTCCGCCGTGGGGCCGTCGTTGCATGGTGACCTGTGACCCTAGCTTCACTTCTCGATCAAGCCCCCTTCCTTCAGCTTAAAGTAGAAGAACTTCTCCAGTGTGTTGGCACACTTGCAGTACTCGCTGTCCGGGGGGTTGTATTCACGGCAGTTGGTAATGACGCGCTGCAGGTCTGCTATGAACAGCTTCTTGGTCACATAGTATCTGTTCTTCAGCCTCTCCGTCATGGTCTTCAGATctacaggaaggagagaggagagggggacacgTGGGTTATATTTGAAATGTTCCTTCAGCGGGTTTACTGACATATCCAGGCGGACTTTGAGTTGGTGAAACATGGAATGCTTTTTTTCTATTTTAATTTTCAAAATGAGTTCAAATAGGTAGATAATTGTCATGGCTGGGACATATAAACAAGCCAGGGAATAATGAGCGGATGATATACTCACCAATGGGGAAGCGTATGATCTCGTAGTAGTCTGGAGCCTCAGTCTTTTTCACAGGCTCCATGAAGGGCCAGGCATCAGGGTGAGTCTGGGATAGGAACACAACCACACCGTTGTTATGACTTTCAGTCTGAACCCCAAATGGTCCCCTATTCCCTACTGAGTGTACTACTTTCGATCAgggatgctttttttttttttttttacccccttttactccccaatttcgtggtattcaattggtagttacagtcttgtcccatctctgcaactcccgtacggacgaaggtcgagagccgtgcgtcctccgaaactcGACCCCGCCAAGCCGTATTGCTTTTTGACACACTGCCCACTtatcccggaagccagccgcaccaatgtgtcggaggaaacaccgtacacctggcgaccgtgtcagcgtgcacttcGCCCGGCCCGCCACACGACTTGCTAGAGCGCGAAGGGACAAGTACAGCCGggaaaccctcccctaacccggacgatgctgggccaattgtgtgccgcctcatgggtctcccggttcgTGGCTTGCCGCGACACAgcttggaatcgaaccagggtctgtagtaacacagctagcactgtgatgcaatgccttagaccgctgcaccactcgggaggcctttgATCAgggattatatagggaataggttgccatttgggatgcagcccctGTCTGACCACTCCTGTCTGACCACTCCTGTCTGACCACTCCTGTCTGACCACTCCTGAGGTTGAACACTGGGTTGTATCGGTGCATGTCAGTGTTTTACCTTGACCTGGGCCAGGAGATTCTTCAGCATGTTGTACAACACGTCAGGGTCTTTCAACtctttcctacaagacaggatagataataatatatAAATTCAATAACGGGTGCGTGTCATTGGAAAGGCTGCCAGTTGTTTTATGACAATACTGcacatcattttttaaatgtcctGATAGACCAAACATTCAGCTTACACTTTCTCCTTTGCACTGGGCTTCCAGCCTGTCTCCCCTAGGGAGAGAGAATAATTAAAACATGACATCGGACAAGGCATTAATAGTCTATACCCTGAACAGGGTATTAGAAGGACCCACAGCCACTTACTGATGCCAGGGATGCTCTCCACGGGGATCTGCCGTACCCCCTCTTTGAAGCAGGTGAGTCCTGGGTATACCTTCCTGATCTGGCTCTGCTTCCTCTCAATCAGCTTCTTAATGATCTGACCAGTCATGGTTGACAAAAAACACACCAACATGGACATTAACACTGTCCTTTCATCAACAGATGGAGAAAGGTCCAGAGATGCATAACCGTCCACTGACATTCACCTCAACCTGTGTGCCCCACAATGTGAGGACTTCCTACAGAGAGTCCTCTCACCTCTTTCTGCCTCTTGATGATATGAGAGAGCTCTGTGTAGGGGATCCTGGGATTTAGCTCACACTCCATGAGGGTAGCCCCCTCGTAGTCCTTGATGTAACCAAGGTAACGACTCTTAGTCACTTTGATGTCTTTGGAAAAACCCTGCAATGGCAAagcgagacagaggagagaggtcaaaggagaggtgaggaagagagggaggtacaTGTTATCATCCTATACCATACCTGCTTCTTGAAGTAGCCAATGGCGTACTCATCAGCATAGGTGAGGAAGTACAGGATGCTGTGCTTGATGTGGTACTCCTTTAGGTGGTTCATCAGGTGAGTACCGTAGCCCTGAAACCCCAATGGCAGACCATCAGGGGGAAATGTTGGGCTCTTAGTCCAACATACATTCAAACTCTGACAGATACCGTAAGTACAATAACAAGCCATTAAGTCTAACTTACCCAGATAATTGTTTTCAGTATTTTTGCTGTTGTATGTAAAGGAGAGGTGCGTCCATACCTTGACTTGCTCGTTGGATGTAACTGCACAGAAGACAATCTCAGTGAAGCCCTGGGTGGGGAACATCCTGAAACATATCCCCCCAATCACACGGCCATCTTTGATTAGGGCCAGCGTCTTGTGCTTCCTGGACAGAGAACGGTCCAAGGGAGTGGAGAGAAAGGGTCACAAAAAGTTCATTTCAAGAGGCTTCACTGAAGACGGGGTACAGGTGAGAGAAACCGTTCAAGTGTCTACGTACGGGTCAAACACTAGGCGTGTGATGTACTCTTTGGGCATGCGAGGCAGCTGGTGGGAGAAGACGTTCTGCAAGCCCACCAGCCACATCAGAATCTTCTTGTTGGACTTCTGGGAAAGAGAGTTCCCTATGACATGGAACTCTATGATGCCCCGCCTCTCCTCTAACCGGGCTGTCTCATCACGGGCAGCATTGGCAGACAGCAGACTCGTCTAGCAGAGAGTGACAGTGATTATCAACGCAGTCAATAAAGGCAGTCAATTATTATATTCATTCTAACAAACATCCAGTTTCCATACTTAGATGTTAAGACTAGATAAAACATATCCACAGTCAACATAAATATCCATGTTGCACTGGCGAATGGACATTAAATGATGCGTCTCAGTCTTGGGAAGCGCTCACCTCTGGGCCCAACATGGCAGCCGGGTCAGTGATGGTCATCATCACCTCGTTGACCAACTCCATCGGGATGTCTCCCATCACTCTGATCCTCTTAGCATCCTCCAGGGTCAGAACTTCTGGAagcttcctcttctctcctgagGGGAGACAGTACAACACATGACTATAACCATCATTAATTTAGatgctgtttgtgtgtctgaGGCTATCCTACA contains:
- the LOC110538187 gene encoding histone acetyltransferase KAT2A, whose product is MSDPAAQALQPRLHQAQSGGTAGSNAAAVGSGSGNSDPVRPGLSQQQRASQKKAQVRAFPRAKKLEKLGVFSACKASDTCKCNGWKNPQPPTATRSMDLQQQAASLSESCRSCGHALAAHVSHLENVSEEEINRLLGMVVDVENLFMSVHKEEDTDTKQVYFYLFKLLRKCILQMSQPIVEGSLGSPPFQKPNIEQGVLNFVQYKFSHLAPRERQTMFELSKMFLLCLNYWKLETPTQFRQRSQKDDGTAYKVDYTRWLCYCHVPQSNDSLPRYETTQVFGRSLLKSIFTVTRRQLLEKFRVEKDKLLPEKRTLILTHFPKFLSMLEEEIYGENSPIWEADFTMPASEGGQLGHQLVISPAAVSGSPSFSKGMNSGSSLGSLGLDAGVAEPITGEKRKLPEVLTLEDAKRIRVMGDIPMELVNEVMMTITDPAAMLGPETSLLSANAARDETARLEERRGIIEFHVIGNSLSQKSNKKILMWLVGLQNVFSHQLPRMPKEYITRLVFDPKHKTLALIKDGRVIGGICFRMFPTQGFTEIVFCAVTSNEQVKGYGTHLMNHLKEYHIKHSILYFLTYADEYAIGYFKKQGFSKDIKVTKSRYLGYIKDYEGATLMECELNPRIPYTELSHIIKRQKEIIKKLIERKQSQIRKVYPGLTCFKEGVRQIPVESIPGIRETGWKPSAKEKVKELKDPDVLYNMLKNLLAQVKTHPDAWPFMEPVKKTEAPDYYEIIRFPIDLKTMTERLKNRYYVTKKLFIADLQRVITNCREYNPPDSEYCKCANTLEKFFYFKLKEGGLIEK